A stretch of the Halorussus lipolyticus genome encodes the following:
- a CDS encoding PKD domain-containing protein codes for MDTDKTTILSVALTVLLVTSALPTGIVGLVGTASADHGGPWYTVRQPGAGVCHEVRAFTYDHPKMEPEVEVRGAVEDYEEPREADVTGPFRNPDWDGFESIESIMDYRYRYYPDGSEHAVGQTEYYAPYLNDQYRNEGWDYGTYGLYNWSENGESHMFFYQNPNGEVSLVVRHDRLYETTGTASHNPYNGEHGPGDGFFRPAPGGGAADWTFQNLPNGEWAYIDDMYPRENMDDEYYDASGTRYGHQEAEYSSRPLESFRPSRDGRRFEVNWVWGSGGTDGGAYRGFHNLGGRETVITPSSFTNIDAWQVRHYDGSTNGEQLSLDMSRELVIEAGRHCPNTDLSATPSPTGNPPEAGESVTFTASVDASVEVFRWDFDGDGTTELNTTDPSVTHTYNSSQSGTASVTVETSGGIIDGAEIPVEVYPNEPPTARLNVDPGDRGLPEYHVVGERIVLNATGSTDNSGALTGEYRWDFGDGTNGTGDARVGHTYDEPGTYEVSVQVTDPAGNTDTETMSVEIVEEDTQSPTARATLPEEVEAGAPLTFDARNSTDNRGIRTYRWDYAGGDGFDAETTDPTFEDAYGSAGEVNVTLEVEDGAGNVDNITVPLTVLPSEDPTVTDVSVPSEVSATEEFEVSSRVADNGTVASVTYRFSDGERETVEAGATETFESSVTHRFETTGTPTVWVVARDTAGNEIASGQYTVNVTDAPSAALSAPANATETGEQVTLDASASNDASGEVVEYRWDFDGDGQIDRTTNASTPRVTTTYGDGGTYNATVTVVDDTNRTDTATAEVEIERDERAATGGGGGGGGGGGGGGGSVSLGPPPVSKQIQQTDANAAEIDVRNARSDETITATLPASEAANETGVQFERVAVDIARDDSHVVFETAASAESPDGVPQLTDADEALAYLQTDAKYLDRGVENATVEFTVQRSAVGALASADDVSVYQHDSAEGWTELNATVVKTTDDAMRLKATTNSLGTLAVGASDSLSVAEAGLATQTVAKGDDVTATATVENAGSSARTATVNLTLNGSVAASETVEVPADETKQVTLTGTAPATGSYEVAVGGASAGDLTVKETLPADTAVAGISLNESTISAGETVEITATVENTGGETGEQNVTLTMFGEEVATRTVEVPGGETVEVTFVQKVDAGGNHTIEVNDRTAELSVTKSDDGGLGDRAPDVPGFGVGVTLVALLAAALLARMRN; via the coding sequence ATGGATACCGATAAAACCACGATACTGAGCGTAGCGCTGACGGTGCTGTTGGTCACGTCGGCGCTCCCGACGGGCATCGTCGGACTGGTCGGCACCGCGAGCGCGGACCACGGCGGCCCGTGGTACACGGTTCGGCAACCCGGAGCCGGCGTGTGCCACGAGGTCCGCGCGTTCACCTACGACCATCCGAAAATGGAGCCAGAAGTCGAAGTCAGAGGAGCAGTCGAGGACTACGAGGAGCCTCGGGAGGCCGACGTGACCGGTCCCTTCCGGAACCCCGACTGGGACGGGTTCGAGTCCATCGAGTCCATCATGGACTATCGCTATCGGTACTACCCCGACGGGAGCGAACACGCCGTCGGCCAGACCGAGTACTACGCGCCGTACCTCAACGACCAGTACCGGAACGAGGGGTGGGACTACGGTACCTACGGTCTCTACAACTGGTCCGAGAACGGCGAGAGTCACATGTTCTTCTACCAGAACCCCAACGGCGAGGTCAGTCTCGTGGTCCGCCACGACCGACTGTACGAGACCACCGGTACGGCCTCGCACAACCCCTACAACGGCGAACACGGCCCCGGTGACGGCTTCTTCCGGCCCGCGCCCGGCGGCGGCGCGGCGGACTGGACCTTCCAGAACCTGCCCAACGGCGAGTGGGCGTACATCGACGACATGTACCCCCGCGAGAACATGGACGACGAGTACTACGACGCCAGCGGGACGCGATACGGCCACCAAGAGGCCGAGTACTCGTCTCGACCGCTCGAAAGCTTTCGGCCGAGTCGGGACGGCCGGCGCTTCGAGGTCAACTGGGTCTGGGGGTCGGGCGGCACCGACGGCGGTGCCTACCGCGGCTTCCACAACCTCGGCGGACGCGAGACCGTCATCACGCCGTCGTCGTTCACGAACATCGATGCGTGGCAGGTCCGCCACTACGACGGGAGTACGAACGGCGAGCAGTTGAGCCTCGACATGAGCCGTGAACTCGTCATCGAGGCGGGCCGCCACTGTCCGAACACAGACCTCAGCGCCACGCCGAGTCCGACCGGCAACCCGCCAGAGGCCGGCGAATCCGTGACGTTCACCGCCAGCGTGGACGCGAGCGTCGAGGTCTTCCGCTGGGACTTCGACGGCGACGGCACGACCGAACTGAACACCACCGACCCGAGCGTCACCCACACCTACAACTCCTCGCAGAGCGGGACGGCGAGCGTGACCGTCGAAACGTCCGGCGGTATCATCGACGGGGCCGAGATTCCGGTCGAGGTCTACCCGAACGAACCCCCGACCGCGAGGTTGAACGTGGACCCCGGCGACCGGGGCCTCCCCGAGTACCACGTCGTCGGCGAGCGAATCGTCCTGAACGCGACCGGTAGCACCGACAACAGCGGCGCACTCACCGGCGAGTACCGGTGGGACTTCGGCGACGGGACGAACGGCACCGGCGACGCCAGAGTCGGCCACACCTACGACGAACCCGGCACCTACGAGGTTTCGGTGCAGGTCACCGACCCCGCGGGCAACACCGACACCGAGACGATGAGCGTCGAAATCGTCGAGGAGGACACCCAATCACCCACCGCGAGAGCGACCCTCCCCGAGGAGGTCGAGGCCGGTGCGCCTCTGACCTTCGACGCCCGCAATAGCACGGACAACCGCGGCATCCGGACCTACCGCTGGGACTACGCGGGCGGCGACGGCTTCGACGCCGAAACCACCGACCCGACGTTCGAGGACGCTTACGGCTCTGCGGGCGAAGTCAACGTCACCCTCGAAGTCGAGGACGGCGCGGGCAACGTCGATAACATCACCGTCCCGCTGACGGTCCTGCCGAGCGAGGACCCGACCGTCACCGACGTTTCGGTGCCCTCGGAGGTCTCGGCGACCGAGGAGTTCGAGGTCTCCTCGCGGGTCGCGGACAACGGTACCGTGGCGAGCGTGACCTACCGGTTCAGCGACGGCGAGCGCGAGACCGTCGAGGCCGGAGCGACCGAGACCTTCGAGAGTAGCGTGACCCATCGCTTCGAGACCACTGGCACGCCGACGGTCTGGGTCGTGGCCCGCGACACAGCGGGCAACGAAATCGCGTCCGGCCAGTACACCGTCAACGTCACCGACGCGCCGAGCGCCGCGCTCTCGGCCCCGGCCAACGCGACCGAGACCGGCGAGCAAGTTACGCTCGACGCCAGCGCCTCCAACGACGCCAGCGGCGAGGTCGTAGAGTACCGCTGGGACTTCGACGGCGACGGCCAAATCGACCGGACTACGAACGCCTCGACGCCCCGAGTCACCACGACCTACGGCGACGGCGGCACCTACAACGCGACGGTGACAGTCGTGGACGACACGAATCGGACCGACACCGCGACCGCCGAGGTCGAAATTGAACGGGACGAGCGCGCCGCGACCGGTGGCGGAGGCGGCGGCGGCGGAGGAGGTGGCGGCGGTGGCGGAAGCGTCAGCCTCGGTCCGCCGCCGGTCTCGAAGCAAATCCAGCAGACCGACGCCAACGCCGCGGAAATCGACGTGCGGAACGCCCGGTCCGACGAGACGATTACGGCCACCCTGCCCGCCAGCGAGGCCGCCAACGAGACCGGCGTCCAGTTCGAGCGCGTGGCGGTGGACATCGCCCGAGACGACTCCCACGTGGTCTTCGAGACCGCGGCGAGCGCCGAGTCGCCCGACGGGGTGCCGCAGTTGACCGACGCTGACGAGGCCTTGGCCTATCTCCAGACGGACGCCAAGTACCTCGACAGGGGCGTGGAGAACGCGACGGTCGAGTTCACGGTCCAGCGGTCCGCGGTCGGCGCGTTGGCCTCGGCCGACGACGTGTCGGTCTACCAGCACGATTCGGCGGAGGGGTGGACCGAACTGAACGCGACGGTCGTGAAGACCACCGACGACGCGATGCGGCTGAAGGCGACGACGAACAGTCTCGGCACGCTCGCGGTCGGCGCGAGCGACTCGCTGTCGGTCGCCGAGGCTGGACTGGCCACCCAGACCGTGGCGAAAGGCGACGACGTGACCGCCACTGCGACGGTCGAGAACGCCGGGTCCTCGGCCCGGACCGCGACGGTGAACCTCACGCTGAACGGGAGCGTGGCGGCCTCGGAGACGGTCGAAGTGCCAGCGGACGAGACGAAGCAAGTGACCCTGACCGGGACCGCCCCGGCCACCGGTAGCTACGAGGTCGCGGTCGGCGGGGCGTCGGCGGGCGACCTCACGGTCAAAGAGACTCTGCCGGCCGACACCGCGGTCGCCGGCATCTCGCTGAACGAATCGACCATCTCGGCGGGCGAAACGGTCGAAATCACCGCGACGGTCGAGA
- a CDS encoding right-handed parallel beta-helix repeat-containing protein, which produces MSVRDARGLGVLLVAVAVAVGGSAVVGAVPSGAGPAGGVPSGAVSPSKQAPTGIDSCTTIDEPGEYVLTTDIENGGKTAISKACITITADDVTFDGGDHRIDGRGVSHTKGVHVRDAEEVTVENVEVDDWHSGLLVTGGSATIRNVTTFSNAYGVRLERATDVRITDSIVTNNLVGVYTDTESLTLDGTEFSENGMEIKRDY; this is translated from the coding sequence ATGAGTGTTCGAGACGCACGCGGATTGGGCGTCCTCCTCGTCGCAGTCGCGGTGGCCGTCGGCGGGTCGGCCGTCGTCGGCGCAGTTCCATCCGGCGCGGGGCCGGCCGGAGGAGTCCCGTCCGGCGCAGTGAGTCCGAGCAAGCAGGCACCGACCGGCATCGACTCGTGTACCACCATCGACGAACCCGGCGAGTACGTCCTCACGACCGACATCGAGAACGGCGGTAAGACCGCCATCTCGAAGGCGTGCATCACGATTACCGCCGACGACGTGACCTTCGACGGCGGCGACCACCGCATCGACGGCCGAGGAGTAAGCCACACCAAGGGCGTCCACGTCCGGGACGCCGAGGAGGTCACGGTCGAAAACGTGGAAGTTGACGACTGGCACTCGGGTCTCCTCGTGACCGGCGGGTCGGCCACGATTCGGAACGTGACGACGTTCTCGAACGCCTACGGCGTCCGACTGGAACGGGCCACCGACGTTCGAATCACGGACAGCATCGTCACGAACAACCTCGTCGGCGTCTACACCGACACCGAGAGTCTGACACTCGACGGGACGGAGTTCTCGGAGAACGGGATGGAAATCAAGCGAGATTACTGA
- a CDS encoding DEAD/DEAH box helicase family protein: MTDSDDQTGDETADSAPEREADPDIAGNSSASDDAANRADRADRDSADAGDDATREEAEDSSDTVDVEDFHDAVEEFGRPVVTAEEVARALDSSQAEADDALAGLAEGDSKGVERLDVSNDPVVWYPTDWGKLADRERVVVFPKRRELVVDQPTQFTRAQLSQFAHLVDTTRDGGYMYEIRQEDVWSAPFDDFEDLIGTVRDVLPDRSPHLEEWIESQWKRARQFVLRTDDEDGYVVLEAASEDLMGNVARQKLDAGQLRAPLSDTESWVAEEAVAEVKRLLYEAGYPVSDERNLETGEELDVDLGLELRRYQQEWVNQFVEQKAGVLVGPPGSGKTVAGMGAIEAVGGETLILVPGRELANQWREELLSHTTLAPDQIGEYHGGQKDVRPVTIATYQTAGMDRHRQLFDQREWGLIIYDEVHHVPSKVFRRSAELQSKHRLGLSATPVREDDKEEEIFTLIGPPIGTDWDALFEAGYVQEPEVQIRYVPWDDETYRHEYGTAEGHEKRQIAASNPAKLDEIRHLRSRHPHAKTLIFVEYLDQGDELAEALNVPFISGEMRHARRQHLLQEFKSGERDTLVVSRVGDEGIDLPDAELAIVASGLGGSRRQGAQRAGRTMRPTGSARMYVLATRGTTEEDFARRRMQHLSEKGVRVTEQSAEAVEDRRP, translated from the coding sequence GTGACCGATTCAGACGACCAGACGGGAGACGAGACGGCCGACTCGGCCCCCGAACGCGAGGCCGACCCTGACATAGCAGGCAACTCCTCGGCGTCCGACGACGCCGCCAACCGCGCAGACCGCGCAGACCGCGACTCCGCCGATGCGGGCGACGATGCCACCCGCGAGGAGGCCGAGGACTCGTCCGACACGGTGGACGTGGAGGATTTCCACGATGCAGTCGAGGAGTTCGGCAGGCCGGTCGTCACCGCCGAGGAAGTCGCCCGCGCCCTCGACTCCTCGCAGGCCGAGGCCGACGACGCGCTGGCCGGCCTCGCCGAGGGCGACAGCAAGGGCGTCGAGCGACTCGACGTGTCCAACGACCCCGTAGTCTGGTACCCGACCGACTGGGGGAAACTCGCCGACCGGGAGCGCGTCGTCGTCTTCCCCAAGCGCAGAGAACTCGTGGTGGACCAACCGACCCAGTTCACTCGGGCGCAACTCTCGCAGTTCGCTCACCTCGTGGACACCACCCGAGACGGCGGCTACATGTACGAAATCCGCCAAGAAGACGTGTGGTCAGCGCCCTTCGACGACTTCGAGGACCTCATCGGCACCGTCCGAGACGTGCTTCCCGACCGGTCTCCTCACCTCGAGGAGTGGATAGAGAGCCAGTGGAAGCGCGCCCGCCAGTTCGTCCTCCGGACCGACGACGAGGACGGCTACGTCGTCCTCGAAGCCGCAAGCGAGGACCTGATGGGCAACGTCGCCCGCCAGAAGTTGGACGCGGGCCAGTTGCGCGCTCCGCTCTCGGACACCGAGAGTTGGGTCGCCGAGGAGGCCGTCGCCGAGGTCAAGCGCCTCCTCTACGAGGCGGGCTACCCCGTCAGCGACGAGCGCAATCTCGAAACCGGTGAGGAGCTAGACGTGGACCTCGGCCTCGAACTCCGGCGCTACCAGCAGGAGTGGGTGAATCAGTTCGTGGAGCAGAAGGCGGGCGTCCTCGTCGGCCCGCCGGGAAGCGGCAAGACCGTGGCCGGGATGGGCGCAATCGAGGCGGTCGGCGGCGAGACGCTGATTCTGGTGCCGGGAAGGGAACTCGCAAACCAGTGGCGAGAGGAACTGCTTTCTCACACCACGCTCGCGCCGGACCAAATCGGCGAGTACCACGGCGGCCAGAAGGACGTTCGCCCGGTCACGATTGCGACTTACCAGACCGCCGGGATGGACCGCCACCGCCAGCTTTTCGACCAGCGCGAGTGGGGTTTAATTATCTATGATGAAGTTCACCACGTGCCGTCGAAGGTCTTCCGCAGGTCGGCGGAACTCCAGAGCAAGCACCGCCTCGGTTTGTCGGCCACGCCGGTCCGCGAGGACGACAAGGAGGAGGAAATCTTCACCCTCATCGGCCCGCCCATCGGGACCGACTGGGACGCGCTGTTCGAGGCCGGATACGTCCAAGAACCCGAGGTTCAGATTCGATACGTCCCGTGGGACGACGAGACCTACCGCCATGAGTACGGCACCGCGGAGGGCCACGAGAAGCGCCAAATCGCCGCGAGCAACCCGGCCAAGTTGGACGAGATTCGCCACCTGCGGAGTCGGCACCCCCACGCCAAGACCCTGATTTTCGTGGAGTATCTCGACCAAGGCGACGAGTTGGCCGAGGCGCTCAACGTCCCGTTCATCTCGGGCGAGATGCGCCACGCCCGCAGACAGCACCTACTGCAGGAGTTCAAATCCGGCGAGCGCGACACGCTGGTCGTCTCGCGGGTCGGCGACGAGGGCATCGACCTGCCCGACGCCGAACTGGCCATCGTGGCGTCGGGCCTCGGCGGGTCCCGGCGACAGGGCGCACAACGGGCCGGTCGGACGATGCGACCGA